From the Pseudoalteromonas tunicata genome, one window contains:
- a CDS encoding outer membrane protein assembly factor BamD, whose amino-acid sequence MINIKRKRVFSAALILLMLSACSSKPEQEQIERVPNKSAQALYDDAKQTLDSGLYIRAIELLSAIDSRYPFGPMSKQVQMDLVYAHYQSNNTDKSIATIDRFIRLNPNHKDLDYMYYMRGLNNIKADENAFQEYFGVDRADRDPIKTREAYKDLDTLIKKYPTSSYADEAKKRQVWLLNKMARYEVKVANYYYDRQAYLAAANRGKYVVEHFGQSSYVKEALEIMVNSYDKLGLSDLRDHSEQILQANKN is encoded by the coding sequence ATGATAAATATAAAAAGGAAACGTGTTTTTAGCGCCGCTTTGATCCTTCTAATGCTAAGTGCATGTTCATCTAAACCTGAACAAGAACAAATTGAACGAGTGCCAAACAAGTCAGCCCAAGCCTTATACGATGATGCAAAACAAACTCTTGATTCGGGTTTATATATTCGCGCAATCGAATTACTCAGTGCGATTGACTCCCGCTACCCTTTTGGCCCAATGTCAAAACAAGTACAAATGGATTTAGTTTATGCGCATTATCAATCAAATAATACCGACAAATCGATTGCCACAATTGACCGGTTTATTCGATTAAACCCAAATCATAAAGATCTTGATTACATGTATTACATGCGTGGTTTAAATAATATCAAAGCCGATGAAAATGCTTTTCAAGAGTATTTTGGTGTTGATAGAGCTGACCGCGATCCAATAAAAACCCGTGAAGCGTATAAAGATTTAGATACGTTAATCAAAAAGTATCCAACAAGTAGCTATGCCGATGAAGCTAAAAAACGTCAAGTCTGGTTACTCAATAAAATGGCTCGTTACGAAGTAAAAGTGGCCAATTATTACTACGACCGCCAAGCTTATTTAGCTGCGGCTAATCGTGGTAAGTATGTAGTTGAGCATTTTGGCCAAAGTAGTTATGTCAAAGAAGCTTTAGAAATTATGGTCAACAGCTATGATAAACTAGGTCTTTCTGATCTTCGAGACCACTCAGAGCAAATTCTACAAGCAAACAAAAACTAA
- a CDS encoding GspH/FimT family pseudopilin, with translation MLYKNRGFTLLELMVGIAILGIISAITMFNASTMLASDRASSFVDEFTRNLKFARAKASSVDQVVTMCPLNNNVCSSNWQLDKVTVFVDVNNNQKFDSPDDTILRTMSIVKSQDKFSQILGSGAISYNGQGRASGAHRFVYCPKDQADSNTAFEVTATGKTYNLGKSSYTCTS, from the coding sequence ATGTTGTATAAAAATAGAGGTTTTACTCTTTTAGAGTTAATGGTAGGTATCGCAATTCTAGGTATCATTTCTGCAATCACTATGTTTAATGCCAGTACAATGCTTGCAAGTGATAGAGCAAGTAGCTTTGTTGATGAATTTACACGTAATCTTAAATTTGCGCGGGCTAAAGCATCTTCCGTCGACCAAGTTGTTACTATGTGCCCACTAAATAATAATGTTTGTAGCTCAAACTGGCAGTTAGATAAGGTCACTGTTTTTGTTGACGTAAATAACAACCAAAAATTTGATTCGCCTGACGATACCATTTTGCGCACAATGAGCATTGTTAAATCTCAAGATAAATTTAGCCAAATATTAGGCTCAGGCGCTATCAGTTACAACGGACAAGGCCGTGCATCAGGTGCACACCGCTTTGTTTATTGCCCAAAGGATCAAGCTGACAGTAATACCGCATTTGAAGTCACCGCGACAGGAAAAACCTATAATTTAGGTAAATCAAGTTATACTTGCACAAGCTAA
- the rluD gene encoding 23S rRNA pseudouridine(1911/1915/1917) synthase RluD: MAEQISLSAEVPLELGGKRLDQILADLFPEYSRSRIKTWILDDMVQINGEIKNIPKEKLFGEEQVVISATIEPQREYEAQNIALNIVYEDDDILVINKPAGLVVHPGAGNADGTVLNALLHHCPEIANVPRAGIVHRLDKDTTGLMVVAKTIPAQTRLVANLQARYNFTREYEAICTGTMTAGGMIDKPIGRHATKRTHMDVTITGKPAVTHFRVAEKFRSHTRLRLRLETGRTHQIRVHMSYLTHPLVGDQSYNGRPRPPKKATPELFECLQKFRRQALHAVMLTIEHPITGEMMTWHAPIPDDMQYLTEVLRADTALHGREDY, encoded by the coding sequence ATGGCTGAGCAAATATCTTTATCCGCTGAAGTTCCTTTAGAACTTGGTGGCAAACGTCTAGACCAAATTCTCGCTGATTTGTTCCCTGAATATTCTCGATCTAGGATAAAAACTTGGATTTTAGATGATATGGTGCAAATTAACGGCGAAATTAAAAATATTCCCAAGGAAAAACTGTTTGGTGAAGAGCAAGTTGTCATTAGTGCTACCATCGAACCACAACGTGAATACGAAGCACAAAATATCGCACTGAATATCGTGTATGAAGATGATGATATTTTAGTAATAAATAAACCGGCAGGTTTAGTTGTTCACCCTGGTGCAGGTAATGCCGATGGCACAGTGCTCAATGCGTTGTTACATCATTGCCCTGAAATCGCAAACGTACCACGCGCTGGTATCGTGCATCGTCTTGATAAAGACACGACAGGGTTAATGGTGGTTGCCAAAACAATTCCTGCACAAACTCGTTTAGTGGCAAACCTTCAAGCGCGCTATAACTTTACCCGAGAGTATGAAGCAATTTGTACTGGAACCATGACAGCTGGTGGCATGATAGATAAGCCCATTGGCCGCCACGCAACAAAGCGTACTCATATGGATGTAACAATAACCGGTAAACCTGCGGTAACACATTTTCGTGTAGCTGAAAAATTCAGAAGCCATACCCGTTTACGTTTACGTCTAGAAACAGGCCGTACTCACCAAATTCGTGTCCATATGTCTTATTTAACACATCCGTTGGTAGGGGATCAATCTTACAACGGTCGTCCAAGACCGCCGAAAAAAGCAACACCAGAGCTATTTGAGTGTTTACAAAAGTTTCGTCGTCAAGCGTTACACGCGGTGATGTTAACTATTGAACACCCAATTACGGGCGAGATGATGACTTGGCATGCGCCAATTCCAGATGATATGCAATATTTAACCGAAGTTTTACGTGCAGATACTGCGCTACATGGTCGTGAAGACTATTAG
- a CDS encoding GspH/FimT family protein yields the protein MKFTHSGFTFLGLMVCITILSIITSIASFSYGPLLAKNRQNNKMSLLKTNLAYARNSAVSYNLSITFCPMKGAQCTNNWQDKIYLFTDANANQFLDDNDTIIFMLNAIPATDTLTYPRHAITYRGDGSIAGFQSGSFIYCLKDYPDIMGKRLTISQAGRFRIRDIKCQSDK from the coding sequence ATGAAGTTCACACATTCAGGATTTACATTTTTAGGATTAATGGTATGCATTACCATTTTATCTATTATTACTTCCATCGCTAGTTTCTCTTATGGCCCTCTGCTTGCAAAAAACCGGCAAAATAACAAGATGTCATTGCTGAAAACGAATTTAGCTTATGCTCGAAATTCTGCCGTTAGCTATAATCTTTCAATAACATTCTGCCCAATGAAAGGTGCTCAATGCACCAACAATTGGCAGGACAAAATTTACCTATTTACAGATGCAAACGCCAATCAATTTCTTGATGATAACGATACTATAATCTTTATGTTAAATGCTATTCCTGCAACAGATACATTGACATATCCTCGCCACGCAATAACTTATCGAGGTGATGGCAGTATCGCGGGTTTTCAATCAGGGAGTTTTATTTATTGCCTTAAAGATTACCCAGATATTATGGGAAAAAGACTGACAATAAGCCAAGCAGGACGTTTCAGGATAAGGGATATTAAGTGCCAAAGTGATAAATAA
- a CDS encoding type IV pilin protein, whose amino-acid sequence MKQQGFTLIEVMIAVTIVGILLAIAIPNYSEHVKRSARTEAMTALLDIANKLEQYYVDNHEYTSSLTDIGIGSSSTETGLYSLEITTTNANTKFTVKATPASGIALQDSGCTSFTIADTSEKTFTGSGPCW is encoded by the coding sequence ATGAAACAGCAAGGATTTACATTAATAGAAGTGATGATTGCAGTCACAATAGTAGGTATATTATTAGCTATTGCAATCCCTAACTATAGTGAGCATGTTAAGCGTTCTGCACGTACAGAAGCGATGACTGCCTTACTTGATATTGCGAATAAACTAGAACAATATTATGTAGATAACCATGAGTATACTAGTTCTTTAACAGATATTGGTATCGGTTCATCTAGTACAGAGACAGGCTTGTATAGTTTAGAAATCACAACCACAAATGCAAATACAAAGTTCACTGTTAAGGCAACACCTGCGTCGGGAATAGCCCTTCAAGATAGCGGCTGTACTAGTTTTACTATTGCAGATACATCTGAAAAAACCTTTACTGGTAGCGGTCCCTGTTGGTAA
- the clpB gene encoding ATP-dependent chaperone ClpB, which produces MRLDRLTSKFQAAISDAQSLALGRDHQFIEPVHLMYALLQQTGSSVRALLAKAGVNSSEMNGKVSQAMEKLFKVEGIGGDVQLSPNMVNLLNLCDKYAQKRKDKFISSEIFILAACEDKGPLGEIFKTFGLNATKVETAIQAIRGGQKVEDASAEDSRQSLEKYTVDLTERAELGKLDPVIGRDDEIRRTIQVLQRRTKNNPVLIGEPGVGKTAIAEGLAQRIINGEVPEGLKDKRVLSLDLGALVAGAKYRGEFEERLKAVLNELAKEEGRVILFIDEIHTIVGAGKSDGAMDAGNMLKPALSRGELHCVGATTLDEYRQYIEKDAALERRFQKVLVEEPTVEDTIAILRGLKERYELHHSVEITDPAIVAAATLSHRYISDRQLPDKAIDLIDEAGSSLRMQIDSKPEVLDKLERKIIQLKLEDNALAKEKDEASLQRQQDIKQQILVLDKQYNELDEVWIAEKASLQGTQVIKTELEQARLDLEIARRASDLQRMSELQYGRIPELERKLDLASQVEMQDMRLLRNKVGENEIAEILSRWTGIPVTKMLQGERSKLLKMEENLHTQVIGQDEAVTAVANAIRRSRAGLSDPNRPIGSFLFLGPTGVGKTELTKALATFLFDTEDAMVRIDMSEFMEKHSVARLVGAPPGYVGYEEGGYLTEAVRRKPYSVILLDEIEKAHPDVFNILLQVLDDGRLTDGQGRTVDFKNTVIIMTSNLGSDVIQEHAVNSDYERLKAMLMDVLTTQFRPEFINRIDDTVVFHPLSTEHIKHIADIQLAKLKQRLVDNGYTMRLTDEALSQLALAGFDPVFGARPLKRAIQHYIENPLAQKLLEGDYAAGSCFVIALVDGQFSITVDAQ; this is translated from the coding sequence ATGCGATTAGATAGACTGACAAGTAAATTCCAAGCTGCGATATCCGATGCTCAATCTTTAGCGTTGGGTCGAGATCACCAATTTATAGAACCGGTGCATTTAATGTATGCACTTTTACAGCAAACCGGTTCAAGTGTGCGAGCATTGTTAGCAAAAGCTGGAGTGAACTCTTCTGAGATGAATGGCAAAGTATCACAAGCCATGGAAAAGCTATTTAAAGTAGAAGGCATTGGTGGTGATGTACAATTATCACCAAACATGGTTAATTTACTGAATTTATGTGATAAATACGCGCAAAAACGCAAAGATAAATTTATCTCAAGTGAGATTTTTATTTTAGCTGCCTGTGAAGATAAAGGGCCTTTGGGCGAAATATTTAAAACCTTTGGTTTAAATGCCACTAAAGTAGAAACCGCAATTCAAGCTATTCGTGGTGGACAAAAAGTTGAAGATGCCAGCGCTGAAGATTCTCGCCAATCACTCGAAAAATACACGGTTGATTTAACTGAGCGGGCAGAGCTCGGAAAGCTTGATCCCGTTATTGGTCGTGATGACGAAATTCGCCGCACGATTCAAGTATTACAACGTCGTACTAAAAATAATCCAGTATTAATCGGTGAACCCGGTGTGGGTAAAACAGCCATAGCTGAAGGATTAGCACAGCGAATTATTAATGGTGAAGTGCCTGAGGGTTTAAAAGATAAGCGAGTGCTTTCACTCGATTTAGGTGCGCTTGTTGCTGGGGCTAAATATCGTGGTGAATTTGAAGAACGATTAAAAGCAGTGCTGAATGAGCTTGCCAAAGAAGAAGGGCGCGTTATTTTATTTATTGATGAAATTCATACCATTGTCGGCGCAGGTAAAAGTGATGGTGCGATGGATGCGGGTAATATGCTCAAACCTGCGTTATCGCGCGGAGAGCTCCATTGTGTGGGGGCAACCACTCTAGATGAATACCGTCAATACATCGAAAAAGATGCGGCACTTGAGCGTCGCTTTCAAAAAGTGCTGGTTGAAGAGCCGACAGTCGAAGACACCATCGCAATTTTACGTGGTTTAAAAGAGCGCTATGAACTACATCACAGTGTTGAAATTACCGATCCGGCCATTGTGGCGGCAGCAACGCTATCACATCGTTATATAAGTGACCGTCAACTCCCAGACAAAGCAATTGATTTAATTGATGAAGCAGGCTCATCTTTACGGATGCAAATCGATTCAAAACCAGAAGTGCTAGATAAACTTGAGCGTAAAATTATTCAATTAAAACTTGAAGATAACGCGCTTGCCAAAGAAAAAGATGAAGCGAGCTTGCAGCGCCAGCAAGATATCAAACAACAAATTTTAGTATTAGATAAACAATATAATGAGTTAGATGAAGTTTGGATTGCAGAAAAAGCCTCGCTTCAAGGTACACAAGTTATTAAAACAGAATTAGAACAAGCGCGGTTAGATTTAGAAATTGCTCGCCGAGCGAGCGATTTACAACGCATGTCAGAGCTACAATATGGCCGCATTCCAGAACTAGAGCGCAAACTTGATTTAGCATCGCAAGTTGAAATGCAAGATATGCGTTTATTGCGAAATAAAGTGGGCGAAAATGAAATTGCTGAAATTTTATCGCGTTGGACCGGTATTCCAGTCACCAAAATGTTACAAGGTGAACGCAGTAAATTATTAAAAATGGAAGAAAACCTCCACACCCAAGTGATTGGCCAAGATGAAGCTGTCACAGCTGTCGCTAATGCAATTCGCCGCTCGCGAGCTGGGCTTTCAGATCCAAATCGTCCGATTGGCTCTTTCTTATTTTTAGGCCCGACCGGGGTCGGAAAAACCGAATTAACCAAAGCATTGGCAACGTTCTTATTTGATACCGAAGATGCCATGGTACGTATCGATATGTCGGAGTTTATGGAAAAGCACTCTGTGGCTCGATTAGTGGGTGCGCCGCCAGGTTATGTTGGTTATGAAGAAGGTGGCTATTTAACCGAAGCTGTTAGGCGCAAACCTTATAGCGTTATTTTGCTTGATGAAATCGAAAAAGCACATCCCGATGTATTTAATATTTTGTTACAAGTGCTTGATGATGGCCGTTTAACGGACGGACAAGGGCGCACGGTTGATTTTAAAAATACCGTGATCATTATGACATCAAACTTAGGTTCTGATGTTATTCAAGAGCATGCGGTTAACAGTGATTATGAGCGTTTAAAAGCTATGTTAATGGACGTGCTCACAACTCAATTTAGGCCAGAGTTTATTAATCGAATTGATGATACCGTGGTATTTCATCCACTTTCGACCGAGCACATTAAACATATTGCGGATATTCAGTTAGCTAAATTAAAACAACGTTTAGTTGATAATGGATATACGATGCGGTTAACCGATGAAGCGCTTAGCCAGTTAGCGCTTGCTGGATTTGATCCTGTGTTTGGGGCAAGACCATTAAAACGAGCTATTCAACACTATATTGAAAATCCATTAGCGCAAAAATTACTAGAAGGTGATTATGCTGCTGGTAGTTGCTTTGTTATTGCTCTGGTCGATGGACAGTTTAGTATTACCGTTGATGCTCAATAA
- the glnB gene encoding nitrogen regulatory protein P-II, with protein sequence MKKIEAIIKPFKLDDVREALSEIDITGMTVCEVKGFGRQKGHTELYRGAEYMVDFLPKVKLDIVLADEDVDRAIDVIIKTAQTGKIGDGKIFVTDIERVVRIRTGEEDEAAI encoded by the coding sequence ATGAAAAAAATCGAAGCCATAATCAAACCTTTTAAATTAGATGATGTGCGTGAAGCGTTATCTGAGATTGATATTACAGGAATGACAGTCTGTGAAGTAAAGGGATTTGGCCGTCAAAAAGGACATACTGAGCTCTATCGTGGTGCTGAATATATGGTGGATTTTTTGCCAAAAGTTAAATTAGACATTGTACTTGCTGATGAAGATGTAGACCGTGCAATTGATGTCATTATTAAAACAGCGCAAACAGGAAAAATTGGGGATGGTAAAATCTTTGTCACTGATATTGAGCGCGTGGTGCGTATTCGTACTGGTGAAGAGGACGAAGCTGCTATTTAA
- the pgeF gene encoding peptidoglycan editing factor PgeF yields the protein MKLVKPNWPAPLQVNAFSTTRDGGVSKPPFDSLNLGFHVGDNAKHVEQNRHILNQSLPAPALWLNQTHSTKVVVVDSNYPACVNIPDADAFYTKCHNQPLAIMTADCLPLFLCDKQASQIAVVHGGWRGLANGIIANTIAKFDCPVNEILAYLGPAIGPGAFEVGSDVVDAFSSLDTTSIFRAKTNGKYWADIFAIARAQLALLGIKTVFSQQLCTYQNAELFFSYRRTANTGRMAHVIWLTQN from the coding sequence GTGAAACTAGTTAAACCTAATTGGCCTGCACCTTTGCAGGTCAATGCGTTTTCAACAACGCGAGATGGCGGCGTTTCTAAGCCTCCATTTGATAGCCTAAATCTTGGTTTCCATGTTGGTGATAATGCCAAGCATGTTGAACAAAATCGTCATATTTTAAATCAAAGTTTGCCAGCACCTGCACTTTGGCTCAATCAAACTCACAGCACCAAAGTTGTAGTGGTTGACTCTAATTATCCTGCATGCGTGAATATTCCTGATGCTGATGCGTTTTATACTAAGTGCCACAATCAGCCGCTTGCGATTATGACTGCCGATTGTTTACCTCTTTTTTTATGTGATAAACAAGCTAGCCAAATTGCGGTTGTTCATGGCGGTTGGCGAGGCTTGGCCAATGGGATTATTGCTAATACCATTGCAAAGTTTGATTGCCCTGTAAATGAGATATTGGCTTATTTAGGTCCTGCAATTGGCCCCGGTGCATTTGAAGTTGGCAGCGATGTCGTTGACGCTTTTTCATCTTTAGACACAACATCGATATTTAGAGCCAAAACCAACGGTAAATATTGGGCTGATATTTTTGCCATTGCTCGCGCTCAATTAGCGTTATTAGGCATCAAAACTGTTTTTAGTCAGCAGCTCTGTACTTATCAAAATGCCGAATTATTCTTTTCCTATCGTCGTACTGCCAATACGGGGCGTATGGCACATGTAATTTGGTTAACACAAAACTGA
- a CDS encoding pilus assembly protein has protein sequence MNYLLNGIFEGNKMKYFNLSLKALTLLCLSVQVPAVSASDIELYVNHNVQTTEKPRVMIVFDTSGSMESSVATGEYCYNRKGNQVYCADSRIKVAQAAMKALVEQNTDIEFGLMRFNGGSGGYILAGLGSSKEAILTKIESLRAGGSTPLAETLYESYLYLTGGGVNYAKNIADRDKDIEDNSSYDSPFKPKKDDSGLDILRCDNSINMIIMTDGDPTEDGGQNGNIKSLYNSKYGAYPKSKSGSYLNSLAKYMLNVDLFPTTSGVTDIARTFTIGFGSGMSDDGLDLLKQTASDGGGEYLLASTAEQLTEALKKTITKIRQINDTFTSPSVASSQSDRTQTLDAVYFAMFYPNTGPRWDGNIKKLKLSGEKLVDKNNDAAIDGEGNIKKTASTFWLKEGEAADGNVVGKGGVSARISAMASRKVYTDVGTAGSGGSMPVFSFDNVKTTLKASSVFSGYSDQQLANLVNWSAGIDIDDEDLDNSKTDLRPAIFGDPLHSRPVAINYGDGNIRLLVGTNAGFVHMFKDSGTTDDISEEWAFIPSELFPILPELKNNVIPEVGEGKVYGMDLTPTIYIDDANDNGIIESGDKVWAFLGMRRGGSSYYALDISVADKPKLLWSNPINPTKSGYSLLGQTWSQPKVTFIDVAGYKNKPLLVFGAGYDIAKDANASATDTKGLGVFIADAESGELVASFTPGGGTVNFSGLSNSIPADIALLDSDYDGMTDRMYTADTGGNVWRIDMPSDSPNGSEPWTVIKIAALGGTGVTDRKFFYQPEVARTYFSKVTETTIDDNGSVSKQLSRRQTPYEAILIGSGNRTNPKNTSVDDQLFMIRDEKVLTQSFTLSSKPKVVTIDQLMDIKAKSFEDKSVDEFRTLEAEYAKNFVGWRYALGVSEKALAKPAVIGGVAYYTSFTPASDSNVSQCDINGGSGALYAFHLHYGAKIYDNLKFDVGNKVPSTPQLIFDKGEDDNSQFLLIGVGSGQDGSGVIKAKAISNNLVPIDENGDGKIDLSGDFVGLKTHRTYIYREADF, from the coding sequence ATGAATTATTTATTAAATGGTATTTTTGAGGGGAATAAAATGAAGTACTTCAATTTATCTTTAAAGGCTTTGACCTTGTTGTGCTTGTCAGTGCAAGTGCCCGCTGTAAGCGCAAGTGATATCGAATTGTATGTTAATCATAATGTACAAACTACCGAAAAACCCAGAGTGATGATTGTATTTGATACATCGGGAAGTATGGAGAGTTCCGTTGCGACAGGTGAATATTGTTATAATCGAAAAGGAAATCAAGTTTACTGCGCTGACTCTCGAATTAAAGTTGCACAGGCGGCAATGAAGGCACTTGTAGAACAAAATACTGATATTGAATTTGGACTTATGCGCTTTAATGGTGGCAGTGGGGGTTATATTTTAGCTGGGCTTGGTAGTTCAAAAGAAGCAATATTAACAAAAATAGAAAGCTTAAGAGCTGGTGGAAGTACGCCGCTTGCTGAAACTTTATATGAGTCATACCTATATCTAACTGGTGGTGGGGTGAATTATGCAAAAAACATTGCCGATAGGGATAAAGATATCGAGGATAATTCTAGTTATGATTCACCTTTTAAACCAAAAAAAGATGATAGTGGTTTAGATATCCTTCGTTGTGATAACAGTATCAATATGATCATTATGACCGATGGAGATCCAACCGAGGATGGTGGTCAGAATGGCAATATAAAATCTTTGTATAATAGTAAGTATGGGGCATATCCGAAATCTAAATCAGGAAGTTATTTAAATTCTTTAGCAAAGTATATGTTGAATGTTGATTTGTTCCCTACTACCTCTGGAGTGACAGATATCGCACGTACATTCACCATTGGTTTTGGGTCAGGTATGAGTGATGATGGACTTGATTTATTGAAACAAACAGCATCAGATGGTGGAGGTGAGTATTTATTAGCCAGTACGGCAGAGCAGCTAACAGAAGCGCTTAAAAAAACTATCACTAAAATCCGTCAAATTAACGATACCTTTACTTCGCCTTCGGTTGCTAGCAGTCAAAGTGACCGTACCCAAACCCTAGATGCAGTTTATTTTGCAATGTTCTACCCAAATACCGGACCAAGATGGGATGGTAATATCAAAAAGCTGAAACTTTCAGGTGAGAAGCTAGTTGATAAAAATAATGATGCGGCCATTGATGGTGAAGGAAATATTAAAAAAACAGCTTCAACATTTTGGTTGAAAGAAGGTGAGGCTGCTGATGGCAACGTGGTTGGTAAAGGGGGGGTTTCTGCTCGTATTTCAGCTATGGCTTCACGAAAAGTGTACACTGATGTAGGTACTGCTGGTAGTGGCGGTAGTATGCCAGTATTTAGTTTTGATAATGTTAAAACCACCTTAAAAGCAAGCTCTGTATTTAGTGGTTATAGCGACCAACAATTGGCTAATTTAGTCAATTGGAGTGCGGGTATCGATATCGATGATGAAGATTTAGATAATAGTAAAACCGATTTAAGGCCTGCAATTTTTGGTGATCCTCTTCACTCTCGCCCTGTGGCGATAAATTATGGTGATGGTAATATTCGCTTGCTAGTTGGCACTAATGCTGGTTTTGTTCATATGTTTAAAGACAGCGGTACAACGGATGATATCAGTGAAGAGTGGGCGTTTATTCCTTCTGAGTTATTTCCTATTTTACCTGAGTTAAAAAACAATGTGATCCCTGAAGTTGGTGAAGGCAAAGTGTATGGTATGGATTTAACGCCAACTATTTATATTGATGATGCAAATGATAATGGCATTATCGAATCCGGTGATAAAGTGTGGGCTTTTTTAGGAATGCGCCGCGGCGGTTCATCTTATTATGCGTTAGATATCAGTGTAGCTGATAAACCGAAATTACTCTGGTCAAATCCAATCAATCCAACAAAATCGGGTTATAGCCTGCTAGGTCAAACGTGGTCTCAACCTAAGGTGACTTTTATTGATGTCGCAGGTTATAAAAATAAACCGCTATTAGTCTTTGGTGCGGGTTATGATATCGCAAAAGATGCAAATGCCTCTGCGACTGATACCAAAGGATTGGGTGTATTTATTGCAGATGCGGAATCGGGTGAACTAGTCGCAAGTTTTACACCTGGTGGTGGCACCGTTAATTTTAGTGGATTAAGTAATAGTATTCCTGCAGATATAGCACTACTTGATTCTGATTACGATGGAATGACCGATAGAATGTACACTGCTGATACCGGCGGAAATGTTTGGCGTATCGATATGCCAAGTGATTCACCTAATGGGAGTGAACCATGGACAGTTATTAAAATTGCAGCACTGGGTGGTACAGGAGTTACAGATAGAAAGTTTTTTTATCAGCCAGAGGTTGCTCGAACTTATTTTAGTAAAGTAACTGAAACGACTATAGATGATAATGGATCAGTCTCGAAACAGCTATCTCGTCGACAAACACCTTATGAAGCAATTTTGATTGGCAGTGGTAATCGAACAAACCCTAAAAACACCAGTGTTGACGATCAATTATTTATGATCCGAGATGAAAAAGTATTAACGCAATCATTCACGTTAAGCTCTAAACCTAAGGTTGTAACAATTGATCAACTTATGGATATAAAAGCTAAATCATTTGAAGACAAATCAGTCGATGAGTTTAGAACATTAGAAGCTGAATATGCGAAAAATTTTGTTGGCTGGCGCTATGCGCTAGGCGTTAGTGAAAAAGCTTTGGCAAAGCCAGCAGTAATTGGAGGGGTTGCTTATTATACTTCTTTCACTCCTGCAAGTGATTCAAATGTAAGTCAATGTGATATTAACGGTGGTTCAGGTGCTTTATATGCATTTCATTTACATTATGGCGCTAAAATTTATGATAATTTAAAGTTTGATGTTGGCAACAAAGTGCCATCAACACCGCAGCTTATTTTTGACAAAGGAGAGGATGATAACAGTCAATTCTTGTTAATTGGTGTAGGCAGTGGTCAAGATGGTAGTGGTGTCATTAAAGCGAAAGCCATCTCAAATAATCTGGTACCTATCGATGAAAATGGTGACGGTAAAATTGATTTAAGTGGCGATTTTGTTGGTTTAAAAACGCATAGAACTTATATTTATCGAGAAGCAGACTTTTAA